In a genomic window of Rhododendron vialii isolate Sample 1 chromosome 12a, ASM3025357v1:
- the LOC131309523 gene encoding uncharacterized protein LOC131309523 yields MRCELFMRNLEAIEGHNPYFVQKVDACQVSGPSSIQKMTSSMRMLAYGMPANANGDYLRLRQCTTIECFEHFCRAIIEIYGDVYLRSSTVDDVSRLLAIGEACGFPPLASYDLWIWHAFFGMPGSHNDCNVLDCSLLFDELVQGRAPPANYSINGHTTTWVTIWLMAYILNGRQLFKLFHLPNGKKITLFENARVGEKECGVGIWGSSSLICNCAKTNKVLGS; encoded by the exons ATGAGGTGTGAGCTATTTATGCGAAATCTTGAAGCTATTGAAGGCCACAATCCCTATTTTGTTCAGAAAGTAGATGCGTGCCAAGTAAGTGGACCGTCCTCTATTCAAAAAATGACATCCTCAATGCGAATGCTTGCCTACGGAATGCCAGCTAATGCAAATGGTGATTACTTGCGTTTAAGACAATGCACTACGATTGAATGCTTCGAACATTTTTGTCGGGCAATTATCGAAATATATGGTGATGTGTATTTAAGATCTTCAACGGTAGATGATGTTAGTAGATTGCTTGCTATTGGTGAGGCTTGCGGATTTCCC CCGTTAGCTTCTTATGACTTGTGGATTTGGCATGCCTTTTTTGGAATGCCGGGATCCCACAATGACTGCAATGTCTTAGATTGTTCTCTTCTTTTCGATGAACTTGTCCAAGGGCGAGCTCCTCCCGCTAACTACTCTATCAATGGACATACTACAACATGGGTTACTATTTGGCTGATGGCATATATCCTCAATGGGCGACAATTGTTCAAACTATTTCATCTCCCTAATGGCAAAAAAATAACACTTTTTGAAAATGCAAGAGTCGGTGAGAAAGAATGTGGAGTGGGTATTTGGGGTTCTTCAAGCTTGATTTGCAATTGTGCAAAGACCAACAAGGTTTTGGGATCATAA
- the LOC131310072 gene encoding xyloglucan endotransglucosylase protein 34 isoform X1 has product MFFFFSFIFSVFLNQKKEMASYIFILSLGFLISVSGTMGAAPRKPVDVPFGRNYVPTWAFDHIKYFNGESEIQLSLDKYTGTGFQSKGSYLFGHFSMQIKMVPGDSAGTVTAFYLSSQNSEHDEIDFEFLGNRSGQPYILQTNVFTGGKGDREQRIYLWFDPTKQYHSYSVLWNLYQIVFFVDDIPIRVFKNSKDLGVKFPFNQPMKIYSSLWNADDWATRGGLEKTDWSKAPFVASYKSFHVDGCEASVEAKFCATQGMRWWDQKDFQDLDSFQYRRLRWVRQRFTIYNYCTDRKRYPTMSPECARDRDI; this is encoded by the exons atgttttttttcttctctttcataTTCTCTGTTTTCTTGAACCAAAAAAA AGAAATGGCTTCCTACATTTTCATCCTATCACTTGGTTTCTTGATTTCTGTTTCTGGAACAATGGGTGCTGCACCCAGAAAGCCTGTTGATGTGCCCTTTGGTAGGAACTACGTACCCACATGGGCTTTCGATCACATTAAGTACTTCAATGGAGAATCTGAGATTCAGCTATCCTTGGATAAATACACTG GTACTGGGTTCCAGTCAAAGGGATCCTACTTATTCGGTCACTTCAGTATGCAAATAAAGATGGTTCCTGGAGATTCTGCTGGGACTGTTACTGCTTTCTAT CTATCTTCTCAAAACTCGGAGCACGATGAAATAGACTTTGAGTTCTTGGGGAACAGGAGCGGACAGCCATACATATTGCAGACAAATGTGTTCACAGGAGGGAAAGGGGACAGAGAGCAGAGAATTTACCTCTGGTTCGACCCTACTAAACAATACCACTCTTACTCTGTTTTGTGGAATCTCTACCAGATTGT ATTCTTCGTGGACGATATCCCAATACGGGTATTCAAAAACAGCAAAGATTTGGGAGTGAAGTTTCCATTCAACCAGCCCATGAAGATATACTCAAGCCTATGGAACGCGGATGACTGGGCCACGAGGGGTGGACTGGAGAAGACGGATTGGTCCAAGGCCCCGTTTGTGGCATCGTACAAGAGCTTCCATGTGGACGGGTGCGAGGCGTCGGTGGAGGCCAAGTTCTGTGCCACCCAGGGGATGCGGTGGTGGGACCAGAAAGACTTCCAAGACCTCGACTCCTTCCAATACCGGAGGCTCCGCTGGGTCCGCCAACGCTTCACCATCTACAACTACTGCACTGATAGGAAGAGATACCCCACCATGTCCCCTGAATGCGCGAGAGACCGGGACATTTAA
- the LOC131310072 gene encoding xyloglucan endotransglucosylase protein 2 isoform X2, producing MASYIFILSLGFLISVSGTMGAAPRKPVDVPFGRNYVPTWAFDHIKYFNGESEIQLSLDKYTGTGFQSKGSYLFGHFSMQIKMVPGDSAGTVTAFYLSSQNSEHDEIDFEFLGNRSGQPYILQTNVFTGGKGDREQRIYLWFDPTKQYHSYSVLWNLYQIVFFVDDIPIRVFKNSKDLGVKFPFNQPMKIYSSLWNADDWATRGGLEKTDWSKAPFVASYKSFHVDGCEASVEAKFCATQGMRWWDQKDFQDLDSFQYRRLRWVRQRFTIYNYCTDRKRYPTMSPECARDRDI from the exons ATGGCTTCCTACATTTTCATCCTATCACTTGGTTTCTTGATTTCTGTTTCTGGAACAATGGGTGCTGCACCCAGAAAGCCTGTTGATGTGCCCTTTGGTAGGAACTACGTACCCACATGGGCTTTCGATCACATTAAGTACTTCAATGGAGAATCTGAGATTCAGCTATCCTTGGATAAATACACTG GTACTGGGTTCCAGTCAAAGGGATCCTACTTATTCGGTCACTTCAGTATGCAAATAAAGATGGTTCCTGGAGATTCTGCTGGGACTGTTACTGCTTTCTAT CTATCTTCTCAAAACTCGGAGCACGATGAAATAGACTTTGAGTTCTTGGGGAACAGGAGCGGACAGCCATACATATTGCAGACAAATGTGTTCACAGGAGGGAAAGGGGACAGAGAGCAGAGAATTTACCTCTGGTTCGACCCTACTAAACAATACCACTCTTACTCTGTTTTGTGGAATCTCTACCAGATTGT ATTCTTCGTGGACGATATCCCAATACGGGTATTCAAAAACAGCAAAGATTTGGGAGTGAAGTTTCCATTCAACCAGCCCATGAAGATATACTCAAGCCTATGGAACGCGGATGACTGGGCCACGAGGGGTGGACTGGAGAAGACGGATTGGTCCAAGGCCCCGTTTGTGGCATCGTACAAGAGCTTCCATGTGGACGGGTGCGAGGCGTCGGTGGAGGCCAAGTTCTGTGCCACCCAGGGGATGCGGTGGTGGGACCAGAAAGACTTCCAAGACCTCGACTCCTTCCAATACCGGAGGCTCCGCTGGGTCCGCCAACGCTTCACCATCTACAACTACTGCACTGATAGGAAGAGATACCCCACCATGTCCCCTGAATGCGCGAGAGACCGGGACATTTAA